The genomic segment ATGATCCTAATTTTCAGTGTTCAGTTGaggggaaaaatatttaaaaagcgAAAACTTTCATTGTGACAAGGGACAAAAAGGTCTTAGCTTTCCTTTGTGGTTGTTGGAGTTCCCACAAATTAGgctagtcaaaaaaatgacccatTCAAGTTGACATCCACTTTTTCTAGTCCTTGAGGGCCTAAGGTCTTGCATTGAGTGACCACTGCTAAACAGGAACAATGAAAGGCATTTAGATTTGAAACAAAGAGGTTTGCGTTGCTTACCAGCAGTTGACTATGGGTTCTTGTAGGATAGAAGCTTGCATTTGCTTGTTGTTGCCTTTGGTTTTGTCGTAGCGTGCCAGCCAATAGATCTAGGTTGGAGGAGCCATTTCCAAGGGAACAATATTGGAACATTTTGACAGTGACAATTGCCTAACTCTCAACACAGAAGTGACCAATTTTTCTTTTGAGTGAACTTCCCAGAGCAGACTCAGCAACTACACCTTAGAGAGTACTTGAGATATTGATCCTTTGGTGTTGCCCTATTGATGCTCAGTGGTCAGTGGTACAACTAAAAGCTTTATTGAGTAGGTGCCCCAAACTCAAGGGCATTGCAGATTCCAGAAGCACTGAATGtatcaaaaataacaaaaagtacTGGGAGTCTATTTCGTTACATAAGAGTAGGGGGGAAAAAGTCGGTaaacatggacaaaaaaaagaataggaaGTCAAGATACAATTTAAAGCAAAAATGAATGATCCATATTTAgacatggtgttttttttttcttttttttctgtgcgaCCCCTGCCCACAATTGAACTCTTCGTGAGGACTAATATCTGCATTTGAGAGCCATCCATGTCCATTTTAATATCTGTTGCGATTCATGCCTCTCTCAGGTCGACTGCCTCCACGGCCGCCTCGTGGCCCTCCGCGGTTCGAGCTGTATGAATCGCGAGGGGGGTACCCTCTATCACCAGGGGGAGCAGCCCTCTCCTGTCTACCCATTCGCTCGCTGCGAGGTGGATACGGCTCACTCCGACTGTTGTAACTGTCACGCCCGCCATAGCCATCCCGGGAACTGCCGCCATAGTCATCGTAACGACCGCTGCCGCTGCCCCCACCAAAGGACGGTGGGGGACCTCGTGAAGGTGGGGCGCTGCGAGAGTTACCTGCAGGGTCAATGGGTCAGGTAATTGGCAAGGTATCATGTACACATTTTGTTCTTGTAGCTTtggttctcttttttttcccccagtacATTGAAATTCTGTGATGTATCGATTGAACTGGTGGGCATATTTACACGCCCATCTATTGGTGGTGATTGCACCTCTAAATTGAACTCATTTGTTGCAGAAAAACATCCAGCCACAAGGAGTATTTGGTTTCAACATGCCATTGATTTCTGAGGTCactgttcccttttttttttttaaagcttcatGTTTTCAGTTGTCTTGATGGTTACGGATGTCAACTCCTTGAGGGAGAGCTTTGATTGGCAACTTATTTTGCGGAGGTCTCTCGGGACTCTTTCTGGCTCCTTACGATAGTCAACTCTGGGCTTAATAAAACGATGTGATACATTTACTTTTGCCAATGCCCAATCAGCCAAATGTTGAAAAACTTCAAGTTTTGCTGGTGCGGCAAAGTatgataacattttaaaagtggaTTCCTTTGAGTTGTTCTTTCTTGGAATTTTGGgtccattatttatttatgcagcTCCTCTTCGTGCCATTTTGTTTTCACCTGATACCTGtgcaaaatatacatacataaatctTACCGTAACCCTCAAACGAATCTCTGTATGatccaccaccacctcctcctccgctAGGGCGGTCCATGTAATTTCGGGAATCCCGGCCTCCTCCGTAGCCATCACGGTCACTGAAATAGGTCGAAAATGTTACACGAGGGCCTGATCTTTTTGGCCAACGAGTCAAAACATCAAGGTTTCGCCCAGGACCCCACAAGCTTTACATGCAGGTAGGCTTTTCGTGGTGGGCTGTGAGTGGGCTTCTCTGCCACCAGACTTTGCAAGTGTTCTAATGAAAACCCTAAATACACTTACTTGTAACCCCTTGACATGGAGCCATAGTCCTCTCGAGAATTGGAATAATCCCTGTATGAATAATCTCTGGAAGGAGGTCCATAGTCCCTTGAATCTCTCGAGTTATAATCCCGACTGGAGTATCTGTTAAAGATACGTTTCATTCAATCGGACCACAAACGCAATTGTGTAACCTATTTGTATGAAGAGAGCAGGTAATACAAAATGGATAGCTTTAAAGTCTCCTACCCATCCTTGGAGTTATAATGGTCATCTCTGGGAGATGGATAGTCATCCCTTCTGGACATCATGGAGTCTCGGCGAGGGGGTGGACCATAGGGTTCCCTGTCCCTTGACATAGgagctataaataaataaaaaaaatatgagcacATTGTCTTTAGTCTTGAGTGAACTCTTAAATTTGCATAATTTCTCAAAAAAGACTAAGTCTAGCACAGTCAAAGGGAGCCAAAGAGTTTTTATATATACTCTAAGCAGCGGTCATGAGGCTAGAAACTCACCTCTGTTCATGGGACCAGATGAGTTTGATCTTTTCGGTGGTGGGCCTCCGTTGCGCATTGGGGGTCCTCTCTTCATGGGTGGGCCTCTTGATGACATTTTATAgtagtcatcatcatcgtcgtcatagTAGTCTACAATCATGATAGAAAAGGTTGAGATGAAATGAATTGTCAAGAATGTTTAAGAACTCACAAATCAAATAGTATTTATACCCCTAGATGACGGGCCCCTCATTCCACCTCCCCTGGATCCACGTGAGCCTCTGTGAGGGCCTCGGCCGCGGGAGTGCATTGATGGGGGACCTCGTCTGCCCCCAT from the Stigmatopora nigra isolate UIUO_SnigA chromosome 14, RoL_Snig_1.1, whole genome shotgun sequence genome contains:
- the rbmx gene encoding RNA-binding motif protein, X chromosome, yielding MAEADRPGKLFIGGLNTETTEKSLEQYFNKYGRIVQVLLMKDRETNKSRGFAFVTYDSPADAKDAAREMNGKSLDGKPIKVEQATKPQFDNGGRRGPPSMHSRGRGPHRGSRGSRGGGMRGPSSRDYYDDDDDDYYKMSSRGPPMKRGPPMRNGGPPPKRSNSSGPMNRAPMSRDREPYGPPPRRDSMMSRRDDYPSPRDDHYNSKDGYSSRDYNSRDSRDYGPPSRDYSYRDYSNSREDYGSMSRGYNDRDGYGGGRDSRNYMDRPSGGGGGGGSYRDSFEGYGNSRSAPPSRGPPPSFGGGSGSGRYDDYGGSSRDGYGGRDSYNSRSEPYPPRSERMGRQERAAPPGDRGYPPRDSYSSNRGGPRGGRGGSRPERGMNRNRY